One part of the Lapillicoccus jejuensis genome encodes these proteins:
- a CDS encoding SseB family protein, with amino-acid sequence MSEGREDGHDSAGVPWGGRTLPAGGFEGDDGAADPDLVAALVARAADPSPATDLALTRAAAAARWLVPVVAVAVDVEEGATGHTVETSTDMAVVTLTGPDGRRALPVFTGTAALTAWDPAARPVPVPADRAAQAAVAEGCDVMVVDLAGGGGAPATELRPSQVWALAQRRAWLPAHEDPFVRAAVEGAVRPEDAVERADLEDGAPAGSGTLRVVLALRPGLDQDAVAALATRVGERLAADGELRARVDGLAFALRPAT; translated from the coding sequence GTGAGCGAGGGGCGCGAGGACGGGCACGACAGCGCCGGCGTCCCGTGGGGCGGGCGGACGCTGCCGGCCGGCGGGTTCGAGGGCGACGACGGCGCCGCCGACCCGGACCTCGTCGCCGCCCTCGTCGCCCGCGCCGCCGACCCGTCGCCGGCCACCGACCTCGCGCTGACCCGCGCAGCGGCCGCCGCCCGCTGGCTCGTCCCCGTCGTCGCCGTGGCCGTCGACGTCGAGGAGGGGGCCACCGGCCACACGGTGGAGACGTCCACCGACATGGCCGTCGTCACCCTCACCGGGCCGGACGGGCGCCGGGCCCTGCCGGTCTTCACCGGCACCGCGGCGCTGACCGCCTGGGACCCCGCCGCCCGGCCCGTCCCCGTCCCCGCCGATCGGGCCGCTCAGGCCGCCGTCGCCGAGGGCTGCGACGTCATGGTCGTCGACCTCGCCGGCGGCGGGGGAGCGCCCGCGACGGAGCTGCGCCCCAGCCAGGTGTGGGCGCTCGCGCAGCGGCGCGCGTGGCTGCCCGCGCACGAGGACCCGTTCGTGCGGGCGGCCGTGGAGGGCGCCGTACGCCCGGAGGACGCGGTCGAGCGCGCCGACCTCGAGGACGGCGCCCCCGCCGGCAGCGGCACCCTGCGCGTCGTCCTCGCGCTGCGCCCCGGCCTGGACCAGGACGCCGTCGCCGCGCTCGCCACCCGGGTGGGGGAGCGCCTCGCCGCCGACGGCGAGCTGCGCGCCCGCGTCGACGGCCTCGCCTTCGCGCTGCGCCCCGCCACTTGA